ACGCCGAAAGCAGAGATCAGCTCGGCGGCCTTATCGCGCTTCCGCCGATACCTATTCCTCGCCGAACAACCCGCCCTGAAGCCCCGCCTGCGGAGCTGGCAGGCCGAGCCGCTTGTAGGCGAGCGGGGCGGCGACGCGGCCGCGCGGGGTGCGGGCGACATAGCCTTTTTGCATCAGATAAGGCTCGATCACATCCTCGACGGCGTCGCGGGCTTCAGACAAGGCGGCGGCCAGCGTGTCGGCGCCGACGGGGCCGCCCGCATAGGTCTTGACCAGGGCATCGAGATAACGCCGATCAAGCGTATCCAGTCCGTCATCATCAATCTGCAGACGCGCCAGCGCTTTGGCGGCGGCGGCGCGATCGATCTGGCTGCCATCGGCCTCGGCAAAGTCGCGGACGCGGCGGAGCAGGCGCAGGGCAATTCGCGGCGTGCCACGGGCGCGCTTGGCGATCTCGACGGCGCCATCTTCGGTCGTCGGAGCGCCGAGTTTTCGAGCCGCCGCCATGACGATGGTGGAGAGCGTTTCGGGCGTGTAGAAATCGAGCCGGAGCGGAATGCCGAACCGATCGCGCAACGGCGTTGCCAACAGGCCTGCACGGGTCGTCGCGCCGACCAGGGTGAAGGGCGACAGGTCCAGTCGAACTGATCGTGCGGCCGGACCCTCGCCGATGACGATGTCGACGGCATAATCCTCCATGGCCGGATACAGGACTTCCTCGACCGCCGGGGGCAGGCGATGGATCTCGTCAATGAACAAGACGTCATTGGGTTCGAGATTGGTCAGGATGGCGACCAGGTCTCCGGCCTTGGCGATGACCGGCCCGGAGGTGGCGCGAAACCCGACGCCCAGTTCCTTGGCAAGGATCTGCGCAAGCGTGGTCTTGCCGAGCCCGGGCGGGCCGAACAGCAATGTATGGTCCAATGCTTCACCGCGGCGGCGCGCCGCTTCGACATAGACGCGCAGATTGGACTTGATCTCATCCTGCCCGACATAATCGTCAAAGCTTTGCGGACGCAGCGCCCGGTCGAGCGCCTCTCCGGCTTGCACTTCAGGATCAGTGAGGGTGCCGTCTCTCATGCCGGGCTCAGCTCTTTCAGGGCCGCCTTGATCAGTGTGCCGGTATCGGCGTCAGGGGCGTCGCGCGCGCCGGCGGCGACAGCGCGGGCCGCTTCCGACTGGGAATATCCAAGGTTAACCAGCGCAGAGACCGCCTCACCGCGCGCTCCGGTCTTCAGCTCGCTGGCGGCGGCCACGCTACCGGCTGGATCGGCGACAAACTTGCCGAACCGGCCCATTGGCGGCGGCTTGCCGGAAAGCTCGC
This DNA window, taken from Hyphomonas sp. Mor2, encodes the following:
- the ruvB gene encoding Holliday junction branch migration DNA helicase RuvB; this encodes MRDGTLTDPEVQAGEALDRALRPQSFDDYVGQDEIKSNLRVYVEAARRRGEALDHTLLFGPPGLGKTTLAQILAKELGVGFRATSGPVIAKAGDLVAILTNLEPNDVLFIDEIHRLPPAVEEVLYPAMEDYAVDIVIGEGPAARSVRLDLSPFTLVGATTRAGLLATPLRDRFGIPLRLDFYTPETLSTIVMAAARKLGAPTTEDGAVEIAKRARGTPRIALRLLRRVRDFAEADGSQIDRAAAAKALARLQIDDDGLDTLDRRYLDALVKTYAGGPVGADTLAAALSEARDAVEDVIEPYLMQKGYVARTPRGRVAAPLAYKRLGLPAPQAGLQGGLFGEE